The Clarias gariepinus isolate MV-2021 ecotype Netherlands chromosome 20, CGAR_prim_01v2, whole genome shotgun sequence genome includes the window AAACCAACGTTCCTCTTCCAAGTGCTTCAGTCCATGATTTTGCAAATCGTCACACAACGGTATGCGCTGGCAGACTGGGCGTGCAATTAATAATGAACTTCACGAAGATGGCTGCTCCCGCAATAATCACCTTCACTGGCTAGTGATTGGCAGAGGGCATAGGTCAAATACAGACACgagaatatacattgtacataGAAAAAATGCTGTTACAGTGAAAATGACCTTTTATGGTCATTAGAAGGTATGGAaggtatacaatatatatatatatatatatatatatatatatatatatatatatatatatatagtatattacaataaattaacaattaataaatattgtttaacaATAAAGAACTAATGAACAGCTAGGCTATAAAACAAATGACGCATAACgttttttactgtaatattttatgtacaatatgcaatacaatttttacaatctaatacataaaaatagctTATACTGATACTATGTAGTGTTAGGACGATTCCGAGGACACATCACATTTTTAAACCCCTCATATGATCATTTTGCTACACTTGTACATGTTTTTATCTGtaaatacaatgtgattttgtaTATGTTCAATGccataattttgtaatttaaactgaattgtattgttttcttattacagtttttttttctataaaaattacagttttacaaatgaatatgatttttttaaaaacattcttatTGTAAAATTAACAGTTTTTTAGTTCAGTATTTtacaattgcatttttaaaagttacaaaatattactgtttttctATTTACAGTGTGCACTTTTCATTTAGTTATTAAAACAGGGCTTTTATCATTTACAATTATTTGATAAGATACTAACATGGACACCATGAAGTGTTAGATCATATGCAGTGATTTTAATCATTCTGATTTAGTCTGATCCAAACTCTCAATCTCTCCTCCAGTAATATTTTCACTGAAGGTTGAGTCTCCAGTCTCAGGGCTCCTCGGTTCCTCTGTGTCTCTGCACTGTGCTGTCACCAACAACATGGATGTTCGTCATGAGGAAGTGCGCTGGTACCGTCCTAATATGTATGACACCCCAATACTCCTCTATGAAAATAAACAGATCCAGAAGAGTCCTGTAGATGTTCAGTACCAGGGCAGAGTGTTCCTGTTAGGAGATCTGGAGAAAGGAGACGTCTCtgtgaaactggagaacctgacGCTAACAGATAGAGGAGACTACACATGTCATGTGAGCACTGATATCTGGTATGACAAGGCCACAGTGACCCTCAGACTGAGAGGTAACACTTAGTGCATTAATTCTTAaaaaacgaaagaaagaaatgttcatggtggatctgtctgtttaattctctctctctctctctctctctctctcagcggTGGGATCCACTCCTGTTCTCTCCATACATGAAGCAGGAGAAGGGAAGGTGAATGTTAGCTGTCAGTCACATGGTTGGATACTTGAGCCGTCAATCACCTGGACAGATAAAGATGGGAGAGATCTGAAACATCTCAGTAATGACAAGTTCACCAACAGTAAGATCTACTCATCTACACTTACATTAAAGAtcctaaaaacagaaataacaaaGCACTTTTTATTATCCTCAGACTCTGTAGGGACTGTAGATGTGAGCTCGTGGCTGATTGTGTCTCCCTCTGAGTCTGAGTGGATCTCCTGCTCTGTGGGTTTGTCTGATCAGGAGAGAAAAGAAGACAGAATAATGTTACACGTCCCTGCACGTGACACAGGTAATTATTACTGAAATAAACCATTTCCATATGTAAGGATATGTGTACATGGTGGAACTGAAGGAAAGACTGATGATTATTTTGTGTTGATGTCTATGTGTGCAGAGTCGTTGACTggatacatcatcatcatcattgccGTTCTTCTGGTGCTGTGTGTCGTCGGAATTGCAGTGTATTGTGTGCTACGTAAAAAAGGTGGGATATGAACATTGACTTAATAATATATGAGTCAGGAAACAAAACAGATGATAACTAGAAGTTGCTCTTTAAGACAGACACATGTATGTAGATGAGAACAGTATTAAGTGTAACAGTACGCCGTCCTGATGGAGCATCACTGAGCCCCTGATGGAGTCCAATAGACTATACAGGAAGTCTTGTCACACTGTAACTATACAGTCTCTGTAGATAGTAAAAGAGAGAAGAGCTGGAAGATGAGTGCTGGAGCAGGTCTTTATCAGGTCTTTATCAGGTCTTTATCAGGTCTTTATCAGATCAGTGTAAAGcgtaccaatccacttgactaaatctcatTCCCACTATTTCAGTAAGTTTTGCGATCTTCATTATGTAATAAACCCCAAAGGAACCACTGAAGAACCTTTTTGTATTTAGGTGTTTTATTGATGATAACACTGAATCGGAAGGTTTTAATAAATTCAGGTTGAACTGTAGTAGTTCTTGCATCTCAGAAAATCTCTAACTCTGTTTCCATTAATTctctatagtgtgtgtgagagcagagGTCAGTCAGCAGGAATCATCTGAACATCAGAATCCTGAAACACTGGAAGATAAAACACACCTTCCAGGTatagtgggggaaataagtattttctaagtttgcccacttacgaAGAAATGaaggtctataatttttatcataggtttattgtaAAGGATTGagagaatatcaaccaaaaatccaggaaaggatgataaaaatgttatgaattaagttgcatttcgatgagggaaataagtatttgctcccctaccaaccaacaataattctgcctctcacagactggttatgtgctcttgtggtactgtatacatattaatttaagaaggtgctcctaacaatgtggtgtgtgtataaaagccacctgttcacaaaatctctatcttccattcaaacctcaccaccatcggcaagaccaaagagctgtccaagcaagtcaggaacaaggttttagacctgcacaaggctggaatgggctacaagaccatcagctagaagcttggtgagaaggagacaactgctggagcgattatttacaaatggaagaaattcaaagtaaccattaacggccctatatgcaagatttcacatCATGGAGTAAGAATTctcatgagaaaaatgagggaccagcccaggactacacggaaggagcttgtgaatgatctcaaggcagttgggagcaca containing:
- the LOC128508488 gene encoding butyrophilin subfamily 1 member A1-like; the encoded protein is MEVIFSLKVESPVSGLLGSSVSLHCAVTNNMDVRHEEVRWYRPNMYDTPILLYENKQIQKSPVDVQYQGRVFLLGDLEKGDVSVKLENLTLTDRGDYTCHVSTDIWYDKATVTLRLRAVGSTPVLSIHEAGEGKVNVSCQSHGWILEPSITWTDKDGRDLKHLSNDKFTNNSVGTVDVSSWLIVSPSESEWISCSVGLSDQERKEDRIMLHVPARDTESLTGYIIIIIAVLLVLCVVGIAVYCVLRKKVCVRAEVSQQESSEHQNPETLEDKTHLPDLEQVKQYKVNISIDPEETPESLIYEGKEVKRSPVYAHSDGAKAEFKYFTLCKERFQAGKHYWEVKLGESQKTLKHSWFVGVASDEAEKEYSVEFTPQDGFWVLCYERGDKGVYIRDQTEVISLPDVNKELTAVGVFLDCDTHTLSFYNINTHSHIYTFTNVDVRTSLRPLISPGVRDVHPVWII